DNA from Gambusia affinis linkage group LG06, SWU_Gaff_1.0, whole genome shotgun sequence:
AGGAAGCCCAAAGCTCCCGACAATCCATTCCATGGCATTATCTCCAAGTGTTTTGAGCCTCATCTCTACGTCTACATTGAGTCCCAAGACAAGTGAGCGACACACTCATAGCAGCAGAGAGCACTGAAGTGGGTTAGGGTGCAAACGGCAATTTTGAGAGCAGGTTGTATGTAAAGCTGGCCCATGAATGCTTTTTGGACTCGCTGCTCATCAATCAGTCCCTTCTCCTGTTATTCTGCTTTACCTCCTCCTGCCTCGCCAGCTCTTGTTCCTCTGCATGCTTCTGTCTCCGCTGTGGCAGAAATGTTTCCCATTAGCTGCAAAACCACAGAGactgaaagaaagagagagggagggtgAATAAATGCTGTCACAGCAGATATGCCTATTTTCTTTCCCACctctttctcctttctttccttttttttctttagattgcCTTTCTCTACTCTTCTTTTGTCTGATTCATGTCTCAGTCCTTTTTATTTgttcgtttaaaaaaaatatatatatattcttttgttgcttatttctgcagtgttagtttttgaACAACCACCTCTGCAAATTTTAACCAAGGAGCTTCAGTTCTCTTTCAGTCAGTCCCCCACCTTAATTCTGGCAATATTTTCTGTATCTGGAAAGAGTCGTATGCAAATCTGAGGAGCATAAAATGCTGTTTGTCCTGTCCAAAGGGACAGGATTGACCCATGAGGGAGCTACAGCTACAACCtcatttcagttcagtccaAAAAGCAGAGGCCAAATCAGCTTGTACCCAGTGGGACGTTGCTGAGGAGAACAGTGGCCTGCTTGTTTTGTCCTTGGCTTTATTTGCCTGATTCAAGAGAACTGGGCCACAACAACTGGCAGCACAGAAAATTTGGCACAAGTAACACTTTCTTGTATATTTATCCAGTTGGCTCTCAGCCTCTctgcttgttatttatttataaggaCTCATCATatgtctttaatgtttttatataattaattcatttaatttaaaatgaccCTAATTCTGCTGCTTAAAAATGTGCgtgtgtctctttaaaacctgtGTGGCTTTGGCGAACTGTTTCTTTATCTGCAGGAACCTTGGGGAATTGATTGACCGTTTTGTGGCTGATTTCCGAGCACAAGGCCCACCCAAGGCAGGGACCGAGGAGGGTGGCGCAGTGCTGCCCAGCTGTGCCGACCTCTTCGTTTACTACAAGAAGTGCATGGTCCAGTGTTCCCAACTGAGCACAGGCGAACCCATGATCGCCCTCACAACAATCTTCCAGAAGTTCCTCAGAGAGTACGCCTGGAAAATCCTTTCTGGCAACTTGCCAAAGTGAGAGcggtttcttttatttgtttttgtttgataaattaaaaaaatgtctggagaAACTTTGAGAAATGAGCTGATAAACcaaatcagattattttcagCTCAACTTTGTCTGACCGGTGAGTGTTCAGGCGAGAACTCACAAATATAATCACCGAATGTAAGATACCTAAATACAGTAATggcaacactcttcagtgtggatgcGGTTACCGATGAGAATTCAAATCCAGGTGTATTTTGTATGAGTTAGCATTCCTCTTAGGCTAGAAGAGACTGAGAGAAACTGACCTGATGACAAGAAAATGGATCTGTTTAGTCATTTTAGTTCTTCAACTTCTGCCCATAATGAAATATGGAAGATTTGGAAATCTCAGAAGTGTTTTGGTAAAACTAGCCATGCTTATCATGCTAATCACTAATATAcgatgttaaaaatgtaaaaatattcactctGTAACTTCAAAGCAAATCTTGAGTAATTATATACAGTATTTTGAATAACTATTTGCAtgcagatttcttctgcttttccttttctATCATACTTAAATATTCCAGATCAGTGATTAATatgaaaaacatcatttaaacatataaaatgtgcCCCTGTGTGATAAAGAGATTATCCCTTATAACCTAATAACTGGTTGTGTCGCCCTTGGGGGCAACAGTTGACATGACGTATTTGCTTAACTAGGCCAGCACTGAGTGTTTTACATCGCTTTATTAGAATTCGGgtccagtcttttttttttttgtgaggggGGGGGTTGCTTCAATTCAGATTGTTGTAATTTAGTCACATTGGAGGGTTTTCAAACATGAATGGTCTTCTTGAGGTAATGTGGTGACGCATTACTTACAGTGGAACTGAAGTAAAGGCTTTGACTGGGAAAAGCCAGAACCTTTGTCAGGCTTCCAatcatttttctgctgcataACTCAAATACCTCCACCATATTTGGCTGTCAGCATGATGTTCATTTTCTCAAATTCTGCGTTAGTTTGATTCCAGATGCAGCGGGACAGCTGTTTTCCAAAAAGTTCAGCTTTTCTTTCCTTATTCCACAGAAGGTTTTCTTAATGGTGTTGGGGATCATTGAGTTTACTTGTTTCAGATATAAGATGGGCTTTTGTGTGCTTCTGGTCAGCAGTGGTATTAGCCCTGAAACTGTATTTAAATCAGGATATGAGGTGACACATTATATGTTCCTGTTTCATGTTGTGAGAAAGGTCTTATTTAAGTGAAAACTTGATTTTGTGGGGCTGGTGTTAATCAAATTGAACCAGAAAATGGGATTAATCAGGtagtttgtgattttacagGGGCGGCTGTCAGAGATGGGTAGAGTAGCCAAAACTTGTCCTCAATAGCTGGTTTAccgaaatatatttttattcaagtagaagtaaaaagtagtcattcaaaaatgattcaagtaaaagtatttGCTAACAAGGCTACTCAAATGGTAAATAGCTGAATGATCTTAACCTCTGAcctaatttgttaaaaaaaaaatgtaatcaaagaaacttaaaaacaattacaaactctgacatttgaaagattacaataaaaaaatttatttgttttaaatattattattcaaGTAAAGGTCAATTGTATGGTTCACTAAAAAtactcagtgttttttttttcttccaaaaagttacaaaaataaataaattaaataattactaaaaacGTCTCAAAGCCATTATATTTTCTATGTAAGCTAGGCCAGTGGTCTCCAACCCTGGTTCTCGAGAtcttctgtcctgcaggttttagctGCATCCCTGCTCTAACACAGCTGACTCAAATTACTAAGTTATACATAATAACAACTACCGCGTTATGGGTTTTGGGCAGGTTTTGCTGGGTACATTTCTAATGACACTTCATTCAATTAGGATAACTCATCGCTGCAATGGCTGcggctttttcttttaaactcttGTTTAGCCTTAACAGTTAACATAATCATAACTACGACACTTCGGTAAACAACTTGTTACACAAAACACTTCAAATACTGCGaggatgtttttgtaaatgctgTTTAGAACTGAATTTGTGCTCATACTGTAAACAAACCCAGCTTTGGGAATTTACAATTTTCTAGATGGTAACAAACTCATTTGTTTGAGCCTGCCACGCCTGTGTTTGTTCATTCTTTTTGGTAAATTGCAGGCCTGGTTTGCAGTTATATGTGAAACCACCATGTTCTGTCTTCACTGCGTTTGAGGGATAAGGATGGCATGCCATGAGCGATCTGGAGTTGGTTACGTTGTGGCAAAGCCTAATATGCTACCAGCGAAAACATCTCTGGCTCATTGGCCACATCAGAAATCATCCTAGGCTGGGGTGCACACACACttgcatacaaacacacacacacatggactGAGATATTCCTGCACGCTAATTACAGCATTGTGTTTGCAACTAATGCATGCCATATTCTGAGCGGTATACAAATACTGTCATGGATGCACTCAGACTCTTTAGAAATCCACACACTTGCAGACACCCATCAAGTGGGGTGTGCTGTGAATTAGTTTTGTGAGGTTTTGAAAGGGGCCCTCAAAAGGAGCTTGAACTATGTTGTGGTTTTACCCACGTCTGTGTTATGACGTTTATTAATATTGTGTCGCCAGTGTGGCCTCTTTGgaccctgttttttttttttgttttttttgcatctgtgTATAATTATGTCCATTGTGgctaagttattaaaaaatgtcagttttacctgtagttgaaaaatatttatatatgttcCATTGAGAGATTAGACGAAAGAGAGGCAAATGTAGCCCTAAAAGTGGGGAAAAGTCTTTGATTTGGCATTAACTATTAAACATAGTCTCAGTGTTGTAGTACTTGAGACCGGTCTTGGTCTGGAGACCATTTTTTGATGGTCTCAGTCTCGTGCGCTGAGGACtcgggattttatttcaagaccagTCAAGACCGCAACTGTGGAAATATCACTAAACTTACAGTATACTGTCCAGtttattaacatgtttgttttcactggatgCAAAATGCACGgattaaaatccaagcaataatGTGACTAACCAATTACATGTTTCTTCTGAACTTCTCTTTGCTAAGAAGATAGGACTGGAGCAGGGCCGGCCAAAATAAATTGTCACTGGTTAAAATATTGAAACCCATCATTATAGATTTAATTAACAAACCTGAATTGCTTGAAGTAAATCACCTAAAGAAGCAGAACATGGACTTAGTTATAGCTTTGGTTACCTCAGTAAAAGAGTtaataacaattatttaaatgcaaatgctACTAGAAGTAAGTTCAGCCCTAAAACACGTTCAGCTTtgtctgtattatttttattcagttgtagttttacaaaatatatgtCATGCTTCATTAGCAAAGAGGACTTGAGCGCTGTAATTAGTTTGTATTGttcatttacaaaaaatgcacttcacctgaaaaaaaattgtatttggcAAAgattagaattttaaaaaacgaAATTCATGGTAAAGCCAATCCCCATCTCAGAAAACAGTAGTGTTTTCTGTCCAGGTTGGCCTCAAATTGATTAAGAATCGGCACACGTAAGCAGCTATTGTAGATTGTTACTACTGAGCCGCAATATAAGCAAATCCGCACATAATCTCTCCCGGTGTGCTCCAATTTAGCCACCTCTCCAGATCAACTCCACTATTCagtttgcacagaaaaaaagctaaacattgcacaaacctttttttgtcAACAATGGATGACAGTTCCACCTGCAGTTACTGTGGGACCCACCTAAAATGATAGGTTAGAATTGTTAGTACAATTTGATGGAGAGCCTAATTATGAAGCTTTTTAAGTGCTTCACAACTGAACATTTGTGCTGGTCTGACACCCTAAGTGCTTCACATGCTCCTAACAGAGGTTACCGGGGTTCATCTCTGATGCTATGAGTGTACGCTGAATAAAAATTACGGTGaaatacaatgtttattttagttaaacAGGAAGACTCGTTGGCTAGAAAGGCTTCAGGTCGTTTAAAACTCCTGTTTTATGTGCTGCCATTTTCTCCCAACCTTCTTCCCCCTTTGTGTCTGTAAATGAATCATTTTGCTCCCACATTGTTAATAGTTGTGTATCAATTTGTTTCTCTTGTTACCTCAGCACTTCGATGACCTATGAAGAATCATATAAACCCTGGTTCACcgttagatttattttcatgcCAGTCTCGAGAGCCATTATGAACTGAACATTCATTATCTATTAGGTGTAGACGTTTTGTGTGACATGCTTCGTTTTTACTGTTTCTACCACTTTACAATTTATggatgtggatttttttgtctACCAGTCAACTTCTCAGGCTGTACATGCTTTGAGTGActgtaagaggaaaaaaaacaaactaattcaAGTAAATGAATAATGCTTTCTAAATCctaatttctttgctttttgctctttctctttttgctgtttttccttttttttccccccaacatgTCCAGATCCAGCAGTAACAGCGGGGGTCTCACCATCACCAGCCTGCTGAAGGAAAAAGAAGGCTATGAGGCAGCGAAGTTCAATGTCGATGAGCTCTGCCTGATCTGCAGCATCCTTGGTACTGCAGAATACTGTCTGGCTACCACACAACAGGTATGTGCATAAATTATGGCTGGCATTTGCAGGACAATTTAtgcaaagttttgtttaatgCTGTACACAACCACGTTCAAGCCTCTATTGTTTGCACTCTAGGCCAAGGGTTGTAAAGTGTTGTTGTGCATTACATTTTGTGCTTATATATGTTTCAGCTGGAGgagaagctgaaggaaaaagTAGATAAGGTCCTGGTGGAGAGAATAAATCTGACCGGGGAGATGGACACTTTCAGCACGTAAGCATTTTTCACTCCACACTCAGAACACACTCATCTTCTGTGCAACAACCAAATTTCTATGCTTTCTGGGGTTTTTTACAGTGTGATCTCAAACAGTATCCAGCTGCTGGTTCAGGATCTCGATGCTGCCTGCGATCCCGCTCTGAGTGCTATGAGCAAGGTTTATAAAAGCAGTCAAACATTCAgctcatttaataaaattaaatcaaacagcTGTCGTTcattaaaagacaaatacaCATATTTTTGCCTGTAGCGGCAATGTCAATAGATGTTACGACACTGCATTTCTGGTGGTTTTGTGAACTTATCGCTCCCACCCAGAAGCACATTATAATTCTGTCTTTGTCtgtaatgtaattaaattaaatggattGTCACATCATGTAAGCCGTACGATTAGATGTGTTTGCGACCAGATCTTCTGCTCACTCTCTCAGTCTCTCTCGCGATCTGACCCTCAGATGCCGTGGCAGAGTGTGGAGCATGTGGGTGACCAGAGTCCTTACGTCACATCAATCATCATGCACATTAAGCAAAACGTGCCCATCATCAGAGACAACCTTGCCTCAACTCGAAAATACTTCACACAGTTTTGCATCAAATTTACAAAGTATTACACacaaatgcacttttttttattattctaagcAAGGTACTAAAGTTGTTAGAGCTAAATGCTTGTCacttttatctttcttttttagctCTTTCATTCCTAAATTTATTAACCACTTGTTCAGATGTAAGCCTATCAGCATGGTGGGAGCCGAGCAGGTAAGTTTAAGTTGCTTCAAGTTCTCTTGAGGTCATTTCCACTGGGTGAGCATTTTACAGTGTGGGATTAAAAGTTTCTTTGGTCATTTTCTTCACCAGCTCCTCCTGGATACACACTCCCTGAAGACAGTTTTGTTGGATCTTCCATCCATAGGCTCCCAGGTCCTCAGAAAGGCACCTGCCAGTTATACCAAGATTGTAGTGAAAGGCATGACGCGTGCAGAGATGATACTTAAGGTGAGGAGTTGCGTTAAGTCATGGAGGACCATGTGCTAGGCTTCTGTGCAGCAGCTCTATTCAGACGCGTTCTCTTTTTCAAGTTGCTGTGTGGAAAATTAAATGAGTGCAAGCTTTACTTAATGAATTTTGGAAAAACTCAGCCTCATCTCTTAAAACCACTGAGGATTAAACAGCATAGCTGTCTTGGATAAACTCAGGATTACTTTGCATCTGTTTGGCTGACGGATTCTTAAGAGATCTTAAGTTTGACTCTATATACAAGACTGCCGAACTTAAACACAGTATTACTGATTTGCTGGCCTTATAGCACACTTcacattttatgacatttaacTTGGGTGGCTCAATCTGTGTTGGTCGTGTTTTTTTACAACCGGAGTTTTGGGTTGGTGCCCTTTAAAGGCTGGACTCTTCAGATAAACCCTCTTATGTGTGTGGcctgaaaaagattttctttatttctgtttagtacAGTTGACAGTGAAGAGCTGACATGTCCCGTTAAACATGTCAGCTCTTCACTGTCAAGCCTACttatgttagattttttttgtctaacatAAGTAGACAATATAGTCTGTTAGACTTTTTCCCAAAAATAGACTGGCAAAACTAAGTACAAGAGAGTTGAGGCAGAAGTTTACATCTACCCATCATGTCATTTTAGGTTTTAGTGGTTTATTTCAACAGTTCTTATTTATGGTGTAAAGATTATATGTCACACAACTCCAATgaactttaaagcaaaaatgttgtgtttgaatttgaaattatttctggattttctgtgcATAACATTGGAGCCTGTCAATGTTATGCACAGGCTCcaatactaaataaatacaatactCCTCCACTAATATTGGATAAATGTTCCTAAGCAGACCGcaccaaaaaacacatttttattgaaatcatCAAACTTCAAGTTCAGGCAATATTCTTCAGAAATGGTCAAGCTCAATaaaattggttgtttttgtatttttaccaAACCAACTTCTGAGCATTGTCCACAAATCTTCAGTAAGGTTGAGTTCAAGGCCATTCCAGAGACTTAAAGGGTAACTAAATCCCAAATCCATTATAATTTTGCAAATAACTTGTCGAAGTAGTAGACTACTAAGTAGAGTGGAGCAGGGTCCATTAGAGCCAGTGGAAAGGGGCATAAATGTGTCTGTCAGATGCTATCTATATGTTTCTCTgcaaatgttgacattttctcagaaatttgttgagttctgtattattttgcctaaaaccacctcagtgctgccctctttgggCTGAATAGTGACTACTTTATGCAATGCACCAGCAAAACAGCCTTTCAGCCACGACATAACTTGACATTTGCCGTAGTGATCAGAACCTTGCATCTGTGACCTTCACTTCTCTAAACGCGCTTCTTGCCACTGAGACTGATCCAATCTTTCTTGTCTAACcatgaaacttttatttcagatgACATCTGGATGGTTGCAAATTTCAGTTGAATGAAAAGGtgtcaggtttattttttttgctctgcattttctttgttgtttattgttttgatcGTTTCACCCTGACAAAAGAATTATCTCAAATAAATAGAAGCCCAATATGGGTGACGTTCATGCTCATGTTGACTCTACTAAACTGAATCATGGCTGCTTGTCCATCGATCGAGGTTCCACCATGGGAAGCAAGAACAGACCAAACAAACAGTTCTCCCATGAGTGTTTGTGGTCGAACCACTGAGCCAGCTTTAAATGTTTGCCTCGAGTTAGTCACTTGAGCAGATTATCCACTGCGAGTTTATTTTTGGCAGAATAGCCCTTTAATTGTGTCTTTATCCCCTCTCACAATAGCACTTTATGAGTATGTTTCCACAAAATAGCTTATCTCACATGTGGCGAGAAGCAAACAAGACTGGAGCTGCACTCGTTT
Protein-coding regions in this window:
- the vps53 gene encoding vacuolar protein sorting-associated protein 53 homolog isoform X2; amino-acid sequence: MEQRVKAAQSELGTQILADFEEAFPAQGSKRPGGPSNVLRDACLVANVLDPRIKQEIIKKFIRQHLSEYLVLFQENQDVAWLDKIDRRYAWIKRQLVDYEEKYGRMFPEEWCMTERIAVEFCHITKVELAKVMRTRAKEIEVKLLLFAIQRTTNFEGLLAKRFTGCTLTDKPGQQKRPDSPLDQTNPFLEDDPGEDVGSEKDEDLAKPRKPKAPDNPFHGIISKCFEPHLYVYIESQDKNLGELIDRFVADFRAQGPPKAGTEEGGAVLPSCADLFVYYKKCMVQCSQLSTGEPMIALTTIFQKFLREYAWKILSGNLPKSSSNSGGLTITSLLKEKEGYEAAKFNVDELCLICSILGTAEYCLATTQQLEEKLKEKVDKVLVERINLTGEMDTFSTVISNSIQLLVQDLDAACDPALSAMSKMPWQSVEHVGDQSPYVTSIIMHIKQNVPIIRDNLASTRKYFTQFCIKFTNSFIPKFINHLFRCKPISMVGAEQLLLDTHSLKTVLLDLPSIGSQVLRKAPASYTKIVVKGMTRAEMILKVVMAPHEPPVVFVDNYIKLLADGNPETFQKILDMKGLKRSEQSSMLELFRQRLPTPPSGSDSGPSLSFSAPTPEQESSRIRKLEKLIKKRL